The Candidatus Methylomirabilota bacterium genomic interval ACGCCGCTCCCGCACGAAACGGTCCGGGAAGGTTTCCCCGCTGGGCGCGCGATAGTCAGTCGTTTGTGCCTTGCGAGCGTGTGCATTATTGTAACCATTATGCCTCTCGCAATGGGGATTGACAAGGTAAATCGGTTGTGGTAAAAAAACGTGTTTTGTTCTTGAGCGGCCAGATGTGGTCTTGAAGATCGTACGGAAAGGTGATTACCGAAGCCTGCCCGTTGATCCCCCCTCGATGGCCCACCATCCGGGAAGCGTTGCTTGGAACAGGAGTCCATTCTAACACTTTAACTTTCTACGGAGGTGACAGTGAAGCTGAGAAACGTTGTGACAGGAATGTTTATCTTAACCGTAGTTTTCCTTGCCGGCTGCGGCGGCGGAGGAGGAGAGGGGAAAGGGAATCCCATAGGCGTAGCAGAGCAGTTCATGGATCTCTATTATAAGAAAGGGAACGCTCAGGAGGCGAAGGCGTTGGCGAACCCTGAGATGGCCCAGAAGATCGAGGCGGCCGGGGCTGCTGCTGCAGGGGCTGCGGGAGAGCAGGAGGTCTCGTACAACCTGAAGGAACAGAGCAGAGAGGGAAAACATTCGTACGCCCTGTATCAGATGACTATCAAGAGAAAAGAGGGTGAGCCCATTTATAAAACGGTCTCCCTCTTCGTCGATCTGGTCGATGGAGCCTGGAAGATTACCCTGTTTGATGAGAAGACCATGAGTGGACCACATCAGGAAACATCGAAGGGCTAGTTCAAAAAAGTAGCGTTCAGCAGTTAGCACTCAGCGCCAAAAGCAGGTGGTTAGACTGACAGCCTCTTCCGCTCGGTGCGAAAAGCTGATCACTGAAAGCTGGTAGCATCCAAGTAAACAAAAAACCCCCAGGGGATTCCCCCTGGGGGTTTTTTGGGCTGATAACTAATCGCTGACCCCTGTTTTATTAGTACATGTCGCCCATCCCGCCGTGGCCACCTGGCGGCATCGGCGGCGTCTTCTCCTTTTCCGGAACCTCGGTCACCAGCGCCTCGGTAGTGATCATCAGCGACGCGATGCTCGACGCATTCTGCAGTGCGATCCGAGCGACCTTGGTTGGGTCGATGATCCCGGCCACCATCAAATCTTCGTACGTCTCCGTCTCGGCGTTAAAGCCGTACGAACCGTTATTCTCTCGGACCTTCTGGACAACAATCGAGCCCTCAACCCCTGCATTTTCTGCGATCTGGCGGATCGGCTCCTCCAGTGCCCGTCGAACGATGTCGCCGCCGACCTTTTCGTCGCCTTCGAGCTTCAACTTTTCGATGACTCTCGACGCCCGAAGGAGGGCGACGCCGCCGCCCGGAATGATTCCCTCTTCGACGGCCGCGCGAGTCGCGTTCAGCGCATCCTCAACGCGGGCCTTCTTCTCTTTCATGGCGATCTCGGTGGCCGCTCCAACCTTGACGACCGCCACGCCGCCGGCGAGCTTGGCCAGCCGCTCCTGCAGTTTCTCCTTATCGTAGTCCGAGGTCGACTCCTCGACCTGGGCCCGGATCTGCTTGATGCGGCCCTCGATCTCCTTCTGAGCGCCGGCCCCTTCGATGATAGTGGTATTCTCCTTGTCAATGACTACCTTCTTCGCCTTGCCCAGGTCGTCCAGTCGGATATTCTCCAGCTTGATCCCCAGCTCCTCAGAGATCACCTCGCCGCCGGTGAGCACCGCGATATCCTTCAGCATCTCCTTACGCCGATCGCCAAAACCGGGAGCCTTGACCGCCGCGCAGCTCAGGGTCCCGCGCAGCTTGTTGACCACCAGGGTGGCCAGCGCTTCGCCCTCAACCTCCTCAGCAATCACCAGCAGCGGCTTACCCATCTTGGCAATCTGCTCAAGCACAGGCAGAAGATCCTTCAGATTGCTGATCTTCTTTTCGTGGATCAGGATCAGGGGGTTCTCCAGAACTCCCTCCATCCGCTCAGGATCGGTCACAAAGTAGGGTGACGTGTAACCTCGGTCAAACTGCATCCCTTCAACCACCTCGAGGGTCGTTTCCATGCTCTTGGCTTCCTCAACGGTGATGACCCCGTCTTTGCCGACCTTCTCCATGGCATCGGCGATAAGCTCGCCGATTGTTTTGTCGTTATTCGCGGAAATGGTGGCAACCTGGGAGATCTCTTTCTTCCCCTTGGTCGGCTTGGAGATTTTCTTGAGCTCTTCCACGATGCCCTCAACGGCCTTCTCGATCCCCCGCTTCAACGCCATCGGGTTCGCGCCGGCCGTCACGTTCCTGATCCCCTCCCGGAAGATCGACTGAGCCAATACGGTGGCGGTGGTGGTGCCGTCTCCGGCCACATCGGAGGTCTTGCTTGCGACCTCCTTCACCATCTGGGCGCCCATATTCTCAAAGTTATCTTCAAGCTCGATCTCCTTGGCCACCGTGACCCCGTCCTTCGTGATATTCGGAGCACCGAACTTCTTGTCGAGTACCACATTGCGCCCCTTGGGACCCAGGGTTACCTTCACAGCGGTGGCAAGGAGGTCGACACCCTTTTGAATCTTTCGCCTTGCCTCCTCATCAAACAGCAATTGCTTCGCTGGCATATCAGCTTTCCTCCTTCATCTGTATCAGTGTTTGACCACGAAATGGCGATCGCTTCGTCGACGCCCCGCAGACCTGCTATTGCAGGATGCAGAGAACGTCTTCCTCCCGCATGATCAGCAGTTCCTCGTCGTTAAGCTTCACCTCCGAGCCGGAATATTTACCGAAGAGGATCTTGTCGCCGGCCTTCACATCCATCGGCTGTCTTTTCCCATCATCGCCGATCTTGCCGGGGCCAACGGCAATGACCTCGCCTTCTTGAGGCTTCTCTTTCGCTGTATCGGGAATAATGATCCCGCCCTTCTTGACTTCTTTCTCTTCCAGGCGCTTCACCAGGATTCGGTCGTGCAGTGGCTTCACCCTCACGATCGCTCACTCCTTTCTCCGCCGAGCAGATGCGCTCCAGCAAGACTCCCTGCCTGTGCGATAGACGCAGGCAGGCGATACGGTTTATCCTCAAGCACCACACAACAAGCATCTCAGCAGCTAACTGTTCTGTTAGCACTCTATTGTGGAGAGTGCTAATTACTATAGGCAGTGTGGCTCTCATTCGCAAGGACGATTATCCGAATATTTCGACGAAACTTCCGAAATAAGTCCAGTTATAGCTAAATAGACGTTTATTTTGCCGTTTATCACTCATACAATCATATACCTGTTGTGTTGATCCTGCTTTTAACGCCAACTTTCGGCGCTCAACGGGCAAGGTCCAACGTCATACCTCAAACCTTGAACTTCACTCGTCACCGCCACTCCCTTTGGCTGATAATGGTCTTGACAGCATTCAACCCGGGTACCTATACTCCTTGAACGTAGGTGGAAAGACTGAAGGCCGAAGACTGAAGGGGCAAGGGGCTGAACCTGAACGCCTTCAGTCTTCAATCTAAACCGGTAGCCGCTGAGCGCTGACTGCTGAACGCTTTTTTTAAGGAATACACATGAAAGCCGTTATCATGGCGGGCGGATTCGGAACTCGGCTGCGGCCGCTTACGACCAGCATCCCCAAGCCGATGATCCCGATGGCTGTCAAGCCGCTGATGGAGCACACGGTAGCGCTGCTCAAAGATCACGGCTTTGATGACCTCGTCACCCTCCTCTATTTCCAACCGGATACAATCGAGCGTTATTTCGGCGACGGCAGCGAATTTGGCGTCAAAATGGTCTACGCCATTGCCACCGAGGACTACGGCACGGCCGGGGCGGTCAAGAACGCTGAGGCCTTTCTCGACGAGACGTTTCTAGTCATCAGCGGCGATATCCTCACCGACTTCGACCTCTCGGAGGCTGTCAAGGCTCACAAGGATCGCCGGGCCCTGGCGACTATCGTGCTGACCAGGGTCGAGAATCCGCTCCAGTATGGTGTGGTCATCACTGCTTCCAACGGCCGGATCACGCACTTTCTCGAGAAGCCGACTTGGGGCGAGGTCTTAAGCGACACCGTGAACACCGGAATCTATATCCTCGAGCCTGAGGCACTTGAACTGATCCCGGCCG includes:
- the groES gene encoding co-chaperone GroES, translating into MRVKPLHDRILVKRLEEKEVKKGGIIIPDTAKEKPQEGEVIAVGPGKIGDDGKRQPMDVKAGDKILFGKYSGSEVKLNDEELLIMREEDVLCILQ
- the groL gene encoding chaperonin GroEL (60 kDa chaperone family; promotes refolding of misfolded polypeptides especially under stressful conditions; forms two stacked rings of heptamers to form a barrel-shaped 14mer; ends can be capped by GroES; misfolded proteins enter the barrel where they are refolded when GroES binds), which codes for MPAKQLLFDEEARRKIQKGVDLLATAVKVTLGPKGRNVVLDKKFGAPNITKDGVTVAKEIELEDNFENMGAQMVKEVASKTSDVAGDGTTTATVLAQSIFREGIRNVTAGANPMALKRGIEKAVEGIVEELKKISKPTKGKKEISQVATISANNDKTIGELIADAMEKVGKDGVITVEEAKSMETTLEVVEGMQFDRGYTSPYFVTDPERMEGVLENPLILIHEKKISNLKDLLPVLEQIAKMGKPLLVIAEEVEGEALATLVVNKLRGTLSCAAVKAPGFGDRRKEMLKDIAVLTGGEVISEELGIKLENIRLDDLGKAKKVVIDKENTTIIEGAGAQKEIEGRIKQIRAQVEESTSDYDKEKLQERLAKLAGGVAVVKVGAATEIAMKEKKARVEDALNATRAAVEEGIIPGGGVALLRASRVIEKLKLEGDEKVGGDIVRRALEEPIRQIAENAGVEGSIVVQKVRENNGSYGFNAETETYEDLMVAGIIDPTKVARIALQNASSIASLMITTEALVTEVPEKEKTPPMPPGGHGGMGDMY